In Gammaproteobacteria bacterium, a single genomic region encodes these proteins:
- a CDS encoding MgtC/SapB family protein, which yields MTPQLHLQQFLQFGLAALIGFLLGIEREMSAKDSGGGSMGGRDFVLFAIVGAAAAFMALNYDMPWLVPAAFVAVVVLVVSLYWRDDEQGPGITTEAAAVLAFPLGTKPVAPECPEVYPSDHFGLAGVISRTPDVGRSG from the coding sequence ATGACGCCGCAATTACACCTGCAGCAGTTCCTCCAGTTCGGCCTGGCCGCCCTGATCGGCTTCCTGCTGGGGATAGAACGCGAGATGTCCGCCAAGGACTCGGGGGGGGGCAGCATGGGCGGCCGCGATTTCGTCCTCTTCGCCATTGTTGGTGCAGCAGCCGCTTTCATGGCGCTGAACTACGATATGCCCTGGCTTGTCCCCGCAGCCTTTGTGGCGGTCGTCGTTCTCGTCGTATCCCTTTATTGGAGGGACGACGAGCAAGGACCTGGGATCACTACTGAAGCCGCAGCGGTACTGGCCTTTCCGCTCGGCACTAAGCCTGTTGCACCTGAATGTCCGGAGGTGTATCCCTCGGATCACTTCGGGCTCGCGGGGGTGATTTCCCGAACTCCCGATGTCGGCCGGAGCGGGTAG